CTTCCATGGCGCGGGAGGTTTCCGTGGCGATCTGATTCATGGCAAGCCCTGTTGCTGAACTGCTGTGGACGCGCCCCATTGCGTTATAGCCAATAATAACGGTCCCAAGCGTAATGAGAATGACGGCGCCAAAAGCGCTTCCCAGTTTTAATCCGATTTTCATAAATCACCTGCCCAGTTCTCTGCAAATCCCATGTCAATGAATGCATATGTTGAAATCACCGGAAGCATACCACTTGTGAAAGAAAATTCAAGTGATTGTGTAACGCTTGTAAACTTTCCTGAGAAGGCATTTCCCAACCAGTATCGAAACATTTTGCGCCATGTTAGTACTGCCACACATAATCAGGAATTTCTCCTGTTGACACAATTGCTCGCAGAAGATAAGAAGGCTTCTCGTTAAACACATTCAATCTGGAGATGACATGAAAAAATTTATCTGTACCGTATGTGGTTATGTTGCTGAAGGCGAACAGGCTCCCGAAATCTGCCCAACCTGCAAGGCACCCGCCAGCAAGTTCAATGAGCAGGTGGCCGGAGAACGCAACTGGGCGGATGAGCACCGCATTGGTGTCGCCAGGGATATCGATCCGACCATCATTGAAGATCTGCGCATGAACTTCACCGGTGAGTGCACCGAGGTGGGCATGTACCTGGCCATGAGCCGCCAGGCTGACCGCGAAGGCTATCCGGAAATTGCCGAAGCCTATAAACGCATCGCCTGGGAAGAAGCTGAGCACGCCGCAAAATTCGCTGAGTTACTGGGAGAGGTTGTGGTTGCCGACACCAAAACCAATCTCCAGATGCGCGTTGACGCGGAATTTGGCGCCTGCTCCGGCAAGAAGGATCTTGCCACCCGCGCCAAGCAGCAGAATCTTGATGCTATCCACGATACCGTACATGAAATGTGTAAAGATGAAGCCCGCCATGGTGCGGCTTTTGCGGGATTGCTCAAGCGTCATTTCGGAGTATGATTCGTCTGCGGCCCCTCCCGCGAGGGGCCTTTCCGGTTGCATGGACGGTGCCGCTGAAGTGTGTTAGGCTGTATGCATTCTGTACGAGGATGCTCATGTGAACACGCTTCCCACTCCTCAGATCCTGGAGCCCTTTGGTCTTTTCCCACTCAGCGCACTGCTGCGTATGCTGGTGCGGAAGTCACACCATACCCCTTCCCCGACATCGGGCACCCTTCTTCACCAGCAGAATTCCCTTACACTGACTGATACCTCTATTTTCAAGGAACTGCTCAGCCCACAGACACGATCAGAATACTTTCTGCATGGCTACAGCGGCCTCTACGCCCTTTCCTTCTCCCTGCGCCATACCATCACCCAGGGTGCCGCCCTGCTCCATATGTACGGCACCAATGGCAGCACGTGCAGAGAGCACCAGGAGCTCTCTGCGCTTTTCGATCTGGATGTCCCGCAACAGCTGCGCGAACTCCAGGGGCTCTTCAGGGAACTCACCAGAGGAGATCTTTTGCCGGTGCTGGGCTTTTCCGCCCTCGGCTGCCACCTGAGCTGGCAAAAGAACGGCATGTGTCGCGCCTATGACCCTTACCACAACACCTGTTGTTCATCGACAACAGCGGCGGATTCGCCCTTTTGCCACGTTCACCAGCCCTGTGCCTGGTGGAATATGCCACAGGATATGGCCGACGCGCAGACCATCATGTTCGCCTTCTATGGCTGGAAGGAGCATCTGTTCGCCTACACCGAAGAGCAGCTGCGCGAAGAGGTGGGGAAATTCTGGCACAGAATCGGCATGCAACAGCGTATCGCGCCACACCTGGATGACGGGGCACTGGAGGTTCTGCAGATTGAAAGCCGTGAAACCCTGTCTGCCCTGGGTCCCAAGGGCCTGCGCCGACACTTCCTCCGGCTGGCCAGGCGCACCCATCCCGATAATGGTGGCGATCATGAAAGCTTTCTTCGCCTGCAGCAGGCCTATGGCTCCGCGCTGGCTTTTTTGCACGCACCATCACCCTGATCATGTATACTGTAGGTTATCCAAAGGAAACCGCCTCAATACCCTCTGTGCAGCAGTAAAGGAAAAACATGAGCCACAGCACCTGGACCCCTACCAGCTGGAAACATTTCCCTGCCCATCAACAACCCCCTTATCCCGACATGCAGGCTCTCAGCCATATAACGAACGCGCTTTCCGTCCTGCCGCCCCTGGTCTATCCGGCGGAAGTTGAACGCCTGAAAAGCAGTATCGCTGCCGCTGCCAGGGGTGGAGGTTTTATACTGCAAGGTGGTGACTGTGCGGAGCGCTTCACAGACTGCAACGAGCAGAATATCACCAATAAGATGAAAATCCTGCTGCAGATGAGCCTGATTCTCACCTATGGCGCCCGCAAACCAGTGGTTCGCCTTGGACGTATTGCCGGGCAGTATGCCAAACCCCGCTCGCAAGCGCAGGAAACCATTGAAGGCATCAGCTATCCCAGCTACCGTGGCGATTCGGTCAATGACCTTGCCCCGGACCAGGCCAGGCGGGTTCCTGACCCGGAAAGACTCACCACAGCCTATACCTGCTCAGCTCTGACCCTGAACTATATTCGCGCCATGATCAGTGGCGGTTTTGCCGATCTTCGCCACGCTTTTGAATGGAACCTGCATTCCATTGAAAAGGCCGAGAAATGGAAGGACTATCGCGATATGGTGGAAACCATACTGGATGCCATTCATTTCATGGAGTCCTGCGGTGTCAACTCTCACCTGCTGGACACCATCGACTTCTTCACATCCCACGAAGGGCTGCTGCTGGAGTACGAGTCGGCCCTGACCCGCAAGGATCCCGCGTCTGGTCGTTTCTACAACCTCGGAGCCCACATGCTGTGGATCGGCGAGCGAACCCGTCAGCTCGACGGTGCCCACGTGGAGTACTTCCGTGGCCTGGCGAACCCCGTCGGAGTCAAAATAGGGTCGAATGCCGATCCCGAAGAAGTGACAGACCTGATTCACCGCCTGAATCCCACCAATGAGGCGGGTCGCGTCACCATCATTACCCGCATGGGCATGGATCGCGTCGAAAAAGCCCTGCCGCCTCTGGTCTGCGCAGTAAAGCGCAGTGGAATGCCTGTCGCCTGGAGCTGTGATCCCATGCACGGCAATACCCGTGTGGTGGGGGAGAACATCAAAACCCGTGCCTTCGCGCACATAGAAGCGGAACTGGAGTCATGCTTCCGTATCCATCGTCACCATGGCACCATCCTGGCGGGAGTTCATTTCGAACTGACCGGCGAAGATGTCACCGAATGCACAGGTGGTGCCGCCAACCTGCAGGATACTGACCTGGGCAAGAACTATGTCAGCTCCTGTGATCCCCGCCTGAACTACTCCCAAAGCCTTGAAATGGCCTTTCTCATCTCACGACTCATCCGTCAGTACAGCCTGCAGGAGCGCTGATGAACGCCTATATCGCCTCACCCCTCGGCTTCAGTGAGGCCGGGCGCCACTACTATCACGGGATTCTGATTCCTGCATTGCGGGAGAGTTCCCTGAACATCGTCGACCCCTGGCAGCTGACACCGCAGCATCTTATCCAGAGTGCAGCCAGTCTGCCCACAGGTCCCGAGCGAATTGAACGTTGGCGCGAGGTCAATGCCTTGATCGCCCGCAATAATGCTGAGGCCATCCGCCAGTGTGATATCCTGATCGCCATACTTGACGGCACCGATGTCGACAGTGGAACAGCTGCGGAAGTCGGCTACGCCTTCGCCCTGGACAAAAAGATCTTCGGCTACCGTGGTGATTTTCGCCTCAGCGCGGACAACGAAGGCAGCATCGTCAATCTGCAGGTGGAGTACTTCATTCTCGCCAGCGGTGGCACCATCCACCGCTCTTTGGCGGAACTCACACAAGCGCTCAGAACGCTGTAATCAACAGAGGCAGACAACTCCATGTCCAGAATCCGGCCTGCCCTTGTGTTCCTGCTGATTTTCACCATATTACGGCCCGATGCAGGAGCTGCGATTACGCCAGACCCCTGGGTTTCCTGGCAGACCCTCCGTACCGCCCATTTCACCATCCACCACGCGCCAGAGACCGAAACATTCGCCCGGCAGACAGCTGCACTGGCCGAAGAGATTCACCTGCGTCTTACCCCGTTTTTCAACTGGCAACCCACTCGACCCACGGAAGTTGTCATCACCGATTCCACCGATTTTCCCAATGGTTTTGCGTCGGTATTTCCCTCCAATCGCATTGTCATTTACATGGCGCCGCCTGACGCCATCGATGGGCTGGAGAATTCTGGAAACTGGCTGGAGACCCTGCTTCTGCATGAATACACCCATATACTCCATATGGATAAGGTGCGCGGCCTGCCCCAGGGTCTCAGACAGGTATTCGGCAGAAATTTCCTGCTCTTTCCAGCCTATCTGCAACCGCTATGGGTGTTGGAAGGACTGGCCATTCACCACGAGTCCGATCACATGCTTCGTACGGGGCGGGTTTTCAGCAGCTACTCCCACATGCAGATGCGTCTGGAAACCATGGCCGGCATCAAGGATCTTCACCAGGTTAACCAGCCCATGGTCCAGTGGCCCGGGGCCGCCACACCATACCTCTACGGCACCCACTTCTTCCGGTTTCTTCACGAGACCCGGGGTGAGGATTCCATCAGAGCCTATGTGGAAGATTACAGTGGGCAGATTTTGGATATCACCCGACTGCAGGGAGCGGCGCGTCGTGCCTATGGCCAGAGTATGAGCCACTTGTGGCAGGAGTTCGACCTGTGGCTGCAAGAACAGTATACGGAGCAACTGGCGTCCCTGGAGGCCCGTGGCCTTCGCGAGGGGAATCGCATCAGCCATTTCGGTTACTTCACCGGCGGAACCGCCTCCCTCCAGGATGAGGTTTACTTTGTTCGGCACGATGGACACCAGCGCCAACAGCTTATGGCCTATGATGTCAAACGCGCACAGTTGCGTTCGGTGGCACCGGTGCGCAGCAGCCGTTTCAGTCTCCATCCAAAATTCGGCATTCTGATCACACAGCCTGCAATCTGTAATAACCGCAACTGGTATATGGATATTTATCATATTGATCCCGACAGTGGACATTCAACGCGCCTGACCAAGTGCCAGCGCTACCGGTATGCCACCCTGACTCCCGATGCAGAACATATCATTGCCGTGCAGCACCAGGCTGGCCAGAGCAGCCTGCACCTCCTGAACCGCGATGGGGTACTGCTTCGGGAGCTGTGGCAGGGAGAACCTGGCGAAGTTCCCGCCCACATGGTACACCATCCCCACGAAGACTGGCTGCTCATCTCCATGTGGCGCCAGCAGCAGGGCTGGAATCTGGAGCGGTTTGATCTGCGAACCGCCCAGTGGACTCCCCTTATCCGCAGGGCAGGCATTCAGGCTCATCCGCACTTTGATCACGACGGCTCCCATATCCTATTTTCCAGCGATAGTGATGGTATTTACAACATCCACCAGTATTCCCTCGAAAGCGGAGAAACCACTGTATTGACTAACGTTCGCGGTGGTGCTTTTCATCCGGCGCGTACCGACGCAGGCCTCTTCTATATCGGCTTCCATTCCGGTGGCGCCGATCTCTACCACATCGCCGATCCCTCGCCACAACGACATCATTCGGAAGCAACTCCTGAACGACCTCTGCCAAGGAGTCAACCCGATCCTCATCAAGGCAGCGTGTCTGCCTATAGTCCCTGGCAGGGGCTGCAGCCGCGCTGGTGGTTCCCCGTGGCACTTTTCGATGATGATCACTCCGAACTTGGCTTCATCACTTCTGGTGAAGACGCCCTTGGCCGTCACCGCTACGCACTGCAGGGGTCCTATGACTTTGAGCAGGAGTGGCTGCTTGGCCGGGCGGAATATGAGTATCGGCGCTTCTGGCCGCATTTCTCCCTGGGCATTGACCGTTCGGCAAGCCTGCGCCGCAATAATGATGGTGATGTGATCGCTGCCCGTAAAAGCCAGCATGTGCAGGCAGAAACAATGTTTCCTTTCCTGCGCACAGATTGGCGCAGCAGTGTCCACCTTGGAGTCAGTCGCAAGGATTTCCACGAACGCTCCCGCCATGCGCTTTACCCCTCATCGCCAGATCGCGTCGATGAAAGTATTGGCCTGGCCCTGCACTCCAGCAATGCGCAACAGCATTTCCGTCAGATACTTCCATCACAGGGGCGCACACTGCTGGTGGTCGCTGAGGACAGTTCCGCATTCTCCGGTGACTTTCGCGGCAGAACCTACACTGCCAGCTGGAAAGAGTATCTCGCCCTGACGCCATCGCATCGACAGACCCTGCATATCAAAGGATATGTGGGCTGGGGTGATGATGACTCGGT
This portion of the Desulfurispirillum indicum S5 genome encodes:
- a CDS encoding BamA/TamA family outer membrane protein — encoded protein: MSRIRPALVFLLIFTILRPDAGAAITPDPWVSWQTLRTAHFTIHHAPETETFARQTAALAEEIHLRLTPFFNWQPTRPTEVVITDSTDFPNGFASVFPSNRIVIYMAPPDAIDGLENSGNWLETLLLHEYTHILHMDKVRGLPQGLRQVFGRNFLLFPAYLQPLWVLEGLAIHHESDHMLRTGRVFSSYSHMQMRLETMAGIKDLHQVNQPMVQWPGAATPYLYGTHFFRFLHETRGEDSIRAYVEDYSGQILDITRLQGAARRAYGQSMSHLWQEFDLWLQEQYTEQLASLEARGLREGNRISHFGYFTGGTASLQDEVYFVRHDGHQRQQLMAYDVKRAQLRSVAPVRSSRFSLHPKFGILITQPAICNNRNWYMDIYHIDPDSGHSTRLTKCQRYRYATLTPDAEHIIAVQHQAGQSSLHLLNRDGVLLRELWQGEPGEVPAHMVHHPHEDWLLISMWRQQQGWNLERFDLRTAQWTPLIRRAGIQAHPHFDHDGSHILFSSDSDGIYNIHQYSLESGETTVLTNVRGGAFHPARTDAGLFYIGFHSGGADLYHIADPSPQRHHSEATPERPLPRSQPDPHQGSVSAYSPWQGLQPRWWFPVALFDDDHSELGFITSGEDALGRHRYALQGSYDFEQEWLLGRAEYEYRRFWPHFSLGIDRSASLRRNNDGDVIAARKSQHVQAETMFPFLRTDWRSSVHLGVSRKDFHERSRHALYPSSPDRVDESIGLALHSSNAQQHFRQILPSQGRTLLVVAEDSSAFSGDFRGRTYTASWKEYLALTPSHRQTLHIKGYVGWGDDDSVPFQLGGSTGSSGSLLGSSVFLRRGYPLRGYPEGLQHLHGRRMVLGSLEWNFPLATIERGFITPPLGAGQVWGTLFAEQGAAWNTGSSPQQYSRSIGAEIHGDLFVYYHLGIRATLGVARGLDEGGEDRVYLRAGLGF
- a CDS encoding J domain-containing protein, translating into MNTLPTPQILEPFGLFPLSALLRMLVRKSHHTPSPTSGTLLHQQNSLTLTDTSIFKELLSPQTRSEYFLHGYSGLYALSFSLRHTITQGAALLHMYGTNGSTCREHQELSALFDLDVPQQLRELQGLFRELTRGDLLPVLGFSALGCHLSWQKNGMCRAYDPYHNTCCSSTTAADSPFCHVHQPCAWWNMPQDMADAQTIMFAFYGWKEHLFAYTEEQLREEVGKFWHRIGMQQRIAPHLDDGALEVLQIESRETLSALGPKGLRRHFLRLARRTHPDNGGDHESFLRLQQAYGSALAFLHAPSP
- a CDS encoding NADH peroxidase, with the protein product MKKFICTVCGYVAEGEQAPEICPTCKAPASKFNEQVAGERNWADEHRIGVARDIDPTIIEDLRMNFTGECTEVGMYLAMSRQADREGYPEIAEAYKRIAWEEAEHAAKFAELLGEVVVADTKTNLQMRVDAEFGACSGKKDLATRAKQQNLDAIHDTVHEMCKDEARHGAAFAGLLKRHFGV
- a CDS encoding nucleoside 2-deoxyribosyltransferase, encoding MNAYIASPLGFSEAGRHYYHGILIPALRESSLNIVDPWQLTPQHLIQSAASLPTGPERIERWREVNALIARNNAEAIRQCDILIAILDGTDVDSGTAAEVGYAFALDKKIFGYRGDFRLSADNEGSIVNLQVEYFILASGGTIHRSLAELTQALRTL
- a CDS encoding class II 3-deoxy-7-phosphoheptulonate synthase — encoded protein: MSHSTWTPTSWKHFPAHQQPPYPDMQALSHITNALSVLPPLVYPAEVERLKSSIAAAARGGGFILQGGDCAERFTDCNEQNITNKMKILLQMSLILTYGARKPVVRLGRIAGQYAKPRSQAQETIEGISYPSYRGDSVNDLAPDQARRVPDPERLTTAYTCSALTLNYIRAMISGGFADLRHAFEWNLHSIEKAEKWKDYRDMVETILDAIHFMESCGVNSHLLDTIDFFTSHEGLLLEYESALTRKDPASGRFYNLGAHMLWIGERTRQLDGAHVEYFRGLANPVGVKIGSNADPEEVTDLIHRLNPTNEAGRVTIITRMGMDRVEKALPPLVCAVKRSGMPVAWSCDPMHGNTRVVGENIKTRAFAHIEAELESCFRIHRHHGTILAGVHFELTGEDVTECTGGAANLQDTDLGKNYVSSCDPRLNYSQSLEMAFLISRLIRQYSLQER